A window from Litorilinea aerophila encodes these proteins:
- a CDS encoding class I SAM-dependent methyltransferase, with protein MDAQTFDRFAPFYDQDYRHYDEDLPLLVDLAQECGDPVLELGCGTGRVAMALAAAGCQVTGVDLSPALLAVARRKLADSPFAGQVQLVQDDLRHCTLERQDFAFACCVSNTLMHFTTPESQMDVLRNAHRHLRSGGRLFLALFNPDVRRLTEVNGLMELADRWEDEEAGTSVIKWSVRTVDWAAQLQDTLFIYEELLADGSVRRTACPFTLRFLWQHEAELMLQAAGFQVEAVWGDYECSPYDDQAESLLLLAQK; from the coding sequence ATGGATGCCCAGACCTTTGACCGCTTTGCGCCATTTTACGACCAGGACTATCGCCACTATGACGAGGATCTGCCCCTCCTGGTGGACCTTGCCCAGGAGTGCGGGGACCCGGTGCTGGAGCTGGGCTGCGGCACGGGCCGGGTGGCCATGGCCCTGGCCGCGGCCGGATGTCAGGTGACGGGGGTCGATCTCAGCCCAGCCCTGCTGGCCGTGGCCCGGCGAAAGCTGGCCGACTCGCCCTTCGCCGGGCAGGTTCAGCTGGTCCAGGATGACCTGCGCCACTGCACCCTGGAGCGCCAGGACTTCGCCTTCGCCTGCTGTGTCAGCAACACGCTGATGCACTTTACCACGCCGGAATCACAGATGGACGTACTGCGCAACGCCCACCGCCATCTGCGCAGCGGCGGTCGCCTCTTCCTGGCCCTCTTCAATCCGGATGTCCGCCGCCTGACCGAGGTCAACGGCCTGATGGAACTGGCCGACCGCTGGGAAGACGAAGAGGCCGGTACTTCGGTCATCAAATGGAGCGTGCGCACCGTAGACTGGGCCGCGCAACTGCAGGACACCCTCTTCATCTACGAAGAGCTGCTGGCCGACGGCTCCGTACGCCGGACGGCCTGCCCGTTCACCCTGCGCTTCCTCTGGCAGCACGAGGCCGAGCTGATGCTCCAGGCCGCTGGCTTCCAGGTAGAAGCGGTCTGGGGCGATTACGAATGCAGCCCCTACGACGATCAGGCGGAATCTCTTCTCCTGTTGGCCCAGAAGTAG